The following DNA comes from Tachypleus tridentatus isolate NWPU-2018 chromosome 9, ASM421037v1, whole genome shotgun sequence.
GAAATTTGGAATTTTAATCCCAGCTGTTGAATTTATACATCAAAGTGACATGCTGCTGGATAATTTGTACTTTGTAGGTGAAAGAATATCTGTTACCTTGTACTGTATAATTGAAATCTTTCTGTTTATCTTGTACTTtgtagatgaaaaatattttgtgtcagtGAATGCTGGTGACACATAGCTAGTAATTTATACCATGAAAAAGACATCTTGCACACTGGAAGTGATTACATTGAGGTTTCTACTACAAAATAACATCAGCAGTTGTATACTATAGAggcaatatttgtttgttaatcttCTGTTTGGTTGTATTATTATCCAAAACTTTTAGATCTTATTTAATTTCCAAGAAGtattatttaaattgtgtttttaccACTATGTTACTTCTGTGCTACATGTTAAGTTTCTATGTGCATTGCCTTTCATAACATGAATATAATTTACCATTCCTAGAAGAATTAAgctaaaaaataaacttcaatgTTATTATTCTAAGAAAATACAGTTTAAGGAAATTGTTGCAGTTAATTCACTTTCCTAATAAAGGTTGTATCTACTATTTTTGAGTCAGGTCAGTAAACACAGGGAACTGTTATGAAATTGAATCACTTACTTAGAATGTATAatgttacatgtgtgtgtgtgttcaggACTGTTtgtgttgtagtttgttttcattGGCTTCTCTTTTGAGTAACTCAAATTTCTGGCATGATATAGACAACCTTAATTTATAATGAAGATCAATCTGTTTGGGTAAAAAATTAGAATACAACATCTGAAGTAGtatgaattttatgtaaatttagaGGGAACTATAATCTTGATTCTTCATTGAGAatattatttcagtgttaaaCACAAGCAAACACTTTTGAACAGCAGATGTTTTCTATTCTCTGTAGATGTAACAATTGAAAGTGATCTATTGTTGTGTTTTAGTGGTTTGTTGAATAACTGTCATAGCTGGCATGTTTAAAATGATTGTAGAAAGTAGTTTTAAAGTCTcgtactatataaataaaaatgttgacttCTATTACAAAGTGTCAGTGTAGCTTATGTAAAGAAAGAgcattttaattgtatattgtaagcaagaaatttaaacatgttctatAAAGATTGGTAAAATTAGAACTTTCTTACAATAGTATAAATACATTAAGTTGTGATACAGTTTTAAAGTGATGCCCATATTAATTTCCAAACATAAAATTCATAAACTCAAAAGCTTTGATTCTACCATTAATTAAAATTCTCAGATTGAGTAAAAGAATAAAGCTAATGCAGACACACATACactattttatttctcttaagtgttattcattatttgaaaaattcaaacagactaaacttattttaatggAATAGTTGAAGACATTAAGTTTAAAGTGGTTTAGTTTGAGGAAGGCAACTAGACACTAACAACTCTTACCTAACTCAACAGGATTTAAGAGTTGCTCTTATGGTGCACCCAAAATATCGATTGTTTATATGACATTCAAGTTAAGTATACATACATTATCCAGAAATCATATTAGATTACCAAGTACAAGAAAACACATGGATTTATCCAAATTTAATCAATTTTGGTTAGTTAGTAGATTAGCTTTCCAAGTTTAATGCATGCCTTCCATGATAAATCTTCAAGTAACATGATGATTCTTCACACTTGTTGAATATTATCATCATTAAGGCAACCTTAAAGAGCtgattaacattatttaattagGTTTTGTTGCTCACACAAACAGGAATTCCAAAATGTGACATCTGGTTATCCATATACTAACCAGAAGGAAAAAAACATCCACTGTGAAACTCCCATTGTCTAAAATGTGATGACCAAATAGAAAGAAAACGTTCATGTGAATTCAGTCtttattgaacaaaaaaaaaagctttttctAAGATTTATTATTATGCTAGCAGACTCACAAAATGTTTGGAGTCGTGttattatctttattgtaaaaatatttctttaaatattaaatttctagaataatacaaaagattTCTTATTGCAAATTCTAAAATGTACAAGTCTGTTCACCTGAAGTCCTTGTTATGTGCAGCCTTTATTCAAgagataaattaatgtaattcatacatgtttttgctttagtttaatcAAACTAAATTTTACCATACATAATACtctcaataaataaaattataacattatactatGACCTGACgctttgataagcttttaatatactGTTGTACAACATGTCCAGTAAAGTATGTTTACATCCCTTGAAATGAAGTGCACTTGCTTGTGCTTTTACATAATAAGACAAACAAGCATTTTCAGGAGAGACAATACTGAGTAATGTTAAAGTTGTTGTGacattatattgtgtatgtgaaGCCTTGAAAATCAAGACTTAAATATTTTCTTGATGCTTATGTAACTATATACGTGTTTAGATACCTCAATCTGTGATACCAAAAGCCCAAAAAATGTTAACACGATTTTGGAAagagtatatataattttaaaagacttaaGTTAGAAGTGCAAAAACAGATATTATGATTGATATAGTTGTGAAGAGTTTATTCACACATTTCTACAATGTAAAGATTATTAGCTTACAAAAAATTGGATTTTTATTTATGAACTGTATGCATTCAAATAATTccattaattcaaaataaagttaacaGGTTGGCCATAATGAATTTCTCAGAAATAGTACAATGATGTTAAATTCCTCCTCTCACAGGTGGCGATACCAGAATCACGCCATCTCCTCGTACAAATAACATTGGAATATTTCTCTTTGTTGTCTTGAATAGAGAGAgacaatgataaataaaaaatggaaaattgaTTTAGAAtaaagttggtaatacattaCACACTTTTCAAAAAATATGACAATTAATTCTAAATCCCCCAAATATTAGTTCTTAGAGTGATGTTCAGAAGAAGCAAGCACTTTTTGTTCCAGGCAATTGCAACAatcctctctttttttttttttttaatattagctAAAACTTAGTGTATTTACTACTTAGTTTAAACACCAAATGTCACACAGTATACATAAAATTTGCTTAAAAGTATTTCCCGATATTCATATAACAACGTAACCTTTTCAATTATATCTGTAAAGTTGTTGTGTACACATCTAGTGTTGTTACTGATACATgaactataagaaaacatatttgtTACAAATCGTATTTCAAATCCAACTTAATCAGTAAAGTTCTGTAtttattcatgtttaaaatatatattaatatttacataattgttTATGTCTTTCAGAGGGTAACCTTatcaacaaaaatacataaaacaagcAAATAACAATGAGCTGGATAGATGTAATGGTTTGAATGGATAGTGAAACCTTGTTAAAAATGTACATTAGTAACAGTTTCTTTCACTACCCATTCAAGTCATCTCCAAATTATTTGCTTAAAAGTGGATTCCTTGTTATCAAATTTGGATGGATAGAAAGATGCATTTTCCAAAaactaatttacagaaaaaaattaaccaaagATTCCTGCATGTTTAttacaattgaaaataaaataatcttgacACATTATCTGTAAAGCTTCAATCTTTTGGAAGGCTTGCTATTGCAGAAAgacattttcaatattattcagttaGCTAATCAAAGTTtgaattatacataaaaacactcAATTCCTACTTTGTAAACTTCTTCATAGGTTTCATCATCAATCTCAACTGTTGTCACTGTTTCTTCAACATCACCAAGAATAATATTCAGATGTTGATCATAAGcctgaaagtgaaataaattgagtaaaaaaattaacaatagaaACTGTCTTTCAGCTGCCAAAATTATGATGAATGAGCAAACTTAACATACATCATAGATTGACTCAAAAGAAACTTGACaatgttaaaaacatatataaaaacagttggtttgggttgagaaaattatgtagaggagcaaacaacatttaaaccttcttcagtcattgtcaggttcacaaagaaagaaaggattactgactggtagctgaccacatttgaaggtggttgtgtaactgaatgtaggaatgtagagggcatgcttagatgttggatatatttataaatgtaggtaaaaaggtgttcctttgtactggtttattttgggcttgagttgttgtataagtaaggcttctttaattttacatttgtttctttatttagtatttgggtgttttctatagttatgttgtgtttatttgatgtgCAGTGTTTGAAAAGGTGTGAAGGTTTCTCAACCAAAATCAaccatttttacacatttttcgataaaagtgggttttctcatcatcactgattaatgttaaaattagttcTGACTTGCAAGGGAGCTTTCAGtacatacaaataattttaaaagtttgaataCAATTTACTATCTGTGcacagtttgtaaaataaaacatttctttgaccAACATATCTTATGAAccttatttcataaaaaataatgtgtatatgtatcaCCTTCATACAAATTGAGTTAAGAAGAAAAGTTACTTGTTTATGTGACATTACATACATGAAGTCTTCCTCGTAGCTCTCTGTCATTCCTCATTTTGACGTAGATTCTTTCATCAAGACTAAGACGTACAAGATCGAGGGGCTCTTCAACTGCATTACCTGCTGTCTGTAAACACAGGTATTACACTTTCATAGGAGTTTATTACAATTTATAGTAAAGATATTAACCCCTTTTCAACAACCAAAATAAGATGGCATGACTGAAGAGGAAGAACATTTGAACTTTAAGCTCTTACAGATTTctgagttatttaatattataatttatagtaatttgGGTTAAATAACTAGATATAGTAAGATtagtaaataaaagtaagatggTCAAGTTTTAACATGGCATAAATTTTACTACAATGTTAAAATAGGCTCAGTTCATGCAACAGTGCTTTAGGCTTACATATATTTCAACTTACTACCAGAAAGcctttcaaaattaataacattatcgtgccaaaaataaattgtgttaacAATGGCATCaagtttttataactattattaactGGTAGTAATTAAAACCAAattataattctagtgtaaattcATTATCCACCggagttagctttcttacagaaatttgttgctctttaaaaaaaacttaagtacaAGGTGAAAAAAGAATTACCAgccaagaaataaataaacaataaatattacagccAGGGGagctcattgtatttagaacctTGGCATAAACACAACCTTCCTATGTCTACTGAAATACtgcatcaaaaaaaaaaaaaaagtgaatctGAGAATAGCTTATATCAGTTTTGAAAAACACTACAAACAAGATAATAGGGACATCATTTGCATCATCCATACATAACAGCACAGAATTAACACGTAGCAatgtatagtgtgtgtgtgtatattcaaTCACAATTGAGTTTAATTTATCCTATTTTTGTCTGCTAAAATTCTACCTCACTATGCATCTGTGCATTCATGCAGAGATGATGCAAACACCATCCTTACAACCTTGTTTACTTtcaaaggcaaaaaaaaaagtttaggtTGCAGTCTTAAAATAAATGGATGTAATTAAACCTTTGCACAGGggctctgtgtgtgtgtatagttatTTACACATTAGGCTTAGCTAACAGAAGTTCAATATACACAAAAGTATATTGTACTTAGAATGTTAACAGCAACATAAGATATTCAAAATGTGTGTATCCATTTATCTTAAACAATGCATATAAAGGtccaaatttaaaactttattttattactatagagcataatatattattactttagattcttttataattaaaattacatcGCTTCCAAACAGATAGCAGCCCACAAACTTGTTGGAAAAAAATTACTAAAGATACACACATACAATTACACTTTTACGTCTTACATTTTTAAGTGTAAGCatcttgacatttaattataggAAGAACTTGTAATAAGAAAATTagagttgttttttaatacataaaataacttatttttaaaaaataccatgTTTCACTAAGTTTACCTACTACCATCAGGTGggtacatgtaaataaaaaattttttacAATGTTATGTCTCTAACAAGCTATTTAAAATTACATAGTGAAAGTAAATCAACATTCTGTCTACACAAGAACAAAAATTTTATTCTtcctttaatatttctacaagcCAGAACACTTGCACTCCGTTATAACTTATTGAAGGCCCACTTTACAAATGGCATTCAAACATCTGTAACACTTCTAGGATTACCATAAGATCAACTACATGTACAAAACAGCCCAATAAATGTGATATTAAACACACAGCtaaatacttcataacaacatACTAATTTCACTCTCTACCTTGAAATAACTATCATTCCACAAATACATCATATTTACAATCTAGTTTCAAATGTCCAAGAAAAACTTGAtgtcaatatattattttctaagcTTATTCAGCATGATCATTAAGAAACACAGATCCTTCtaccaaataaacaaattacgACATTAAAAATAATGCTATTCCCTTGATGGTTCTCAGTAGCCCTAGCAAgtatagtatttttaaaaataaaataaatgtatgttttaaataattacttgttctgTCCTTAAATAAAAGTTTGACATACTGCTCTGTAAAATATGGTTGTATCTTCAGAAGATATAAAGATTTGCTTCatagaaacaattaaaaaatcatcca
Coding sequences within:
- the LSm3 gene encoding U6 snRNA-associated Sm-like protein LSm3 isoform X1; amino-acid sequence: MGKAQIAPYVAVGFTTNNNITAGNAVEEPLDLVRLSLDERIYVKMRNDRELRGRLHAYDQHLNIILGDVEETVTTVEIDDETYEEVYKTTKRNIPMLFVRGDGVILVSPPVRGGI
- the LSm3 gene encoding U6 snRNA-associated Sm-like protein LSm3 isoform X2; translated protein: MCSNQANQSEFKKETAGNAVEEPLDLVRLSLDERIYVKMRNDRELRGRLHAYDQHLNIILGDVEETVTTVEIDDETYEEVYKTTKRNIPMLFVRGDGVILVSPPVRGGI
- the LSm3 gene encoding U6 snRNA-associated Sm-like protein LSm3 isoform X3; the encoded protein is MADDPEVTAGNAVEEPLDLVRLSLDERIYVKMRNDRELRGRLHAYDQHLNIILGDVEETVTTVEIDDETYEEVYKTTKRNIPMLFVRGDGVILVSPPVRGGI